One Cohnella candidum genomic region harbors:
- the mscL gene encoding large conductance mechanosensitive channel protein MscL, which yields MWKEFKAFALKGNVLDLAIGVIIGAAFGKIVTSLVNDLITPIIGLLIGGVDLNGLHFKYGDAVLNYGTFLQTVIDFLIVAFSIFLFIKLITKFKRKEENKPPAPAAPSKEEILLTEIRDLLKQKQ from the coding sequence ATGTGGAAAGAGTTTAAGGCTTTTGCGCTGAAAGGCAATGTTCTTGACCTGGCGATCGGGGTTATCATCGGTGCCGCATTCGGAAAAATCGTGACTTCTTTAGTCAATGATCTCATCACGCCCATTATCGGTTTGCTTATCGGAGGCGTTGACCTGAATGGCCTTCACTTCAAGTACGGCGACGCTGTCTTGAATTACGGCACCTTTCTCCAGACGGTCATTGATTTCTTAATCGTCGCTTTTTCCATTTTCTTATTCATTAAACTCATCACGAAGTTCAAGAGAAAAGAAGAAAATAAGCCGCCGGCACCGGCCGCTCCTTCTAAAGAAGAAATTCTGCTGACGGAAATTAGGGACTTGTTGAAACAAAAGCAATAA